The Lagopus muta isolate bLagMut1 chromosome 8, bLagMut1 primary, whole genome shotgun sequence genome contains a region encoding:
- the OBSL1 gene encoding obscurin-like protein 1 isoform X3 — MESHGAAPRFLAYPRAFTAQSGSDAMLRCQIAGDPRPSVLWEKDTALIQPSGRFCMEAKGDVYSLRVSCVTPQDGGLYVCKAKNCIGETYAAATLRVEAGEHQQEEEEEGHAGSRAPTFLVGPSSVRVCRGEDVTFSCRVLGQPCPLLEWEKDGCKLCDLFESSHFAVGRQPEDWHYLKLFGVRPPDAGVYVCRARSGSKEALAAAVLLVEPWYSPSDSTQPWQQRHGSTDTWAPAPNGTPRAKAFAVSAGKHAKFRCYVTGKPKPEIIWQKDGKVVAPGRRHLVYEDREGYFILKVLYCRPRDQGLYVCTASNTAGQTLSAVQLQVKEHRLRFQVPLEDVEVAEREDAVLECQVPLGSIPTSWFLEDRELQPSQKYVMEECGVVRRLTIRDARTDDDGVYLCQMKDRGRSVAEVSVRGLIVKRLPRKLDVMEGENAAFCVETREAMEGICWSRNGLQLHESPRAVLKSFGRTHLLVLVHVTREDAGIICFSVGESLTSSQLRVKCVKRDPPSAPMAAQMSTEQSNAALLTWCPAPDVHHRPPSTYILERREAAGSSWVQCLSTELPGRVQVLGDSVPREADYCFRVCAVNKHGRSDPVEFPGCVHLVPAVRLERGLQDARVRDGEDARFSVELSASVQGEWFLNCTRLQSEESGRFSVQHCGTEHSLIIHSARLRESGTHVTFVASGVRDSARLHVQAPQAHIAPVPEARQLRELLAGQPLLLECEVSPAGAPVHWLKDGEAVVPSETLSIQSEGCWRRLHIPTAVPSDSGTYTCDAGDDTVSFVVTVSEAPVRIVSSNEETPHTYVAGQRVELWCQLSRAEAPVRWYKDGEEVEEGESLVLEREGPRCCLVLPCARPQDTGEFVCDVGGDSVFYTITVAEPPVRIVSSNEAAPHTYVAGQRVELWCQLSRAEASARWYKDGEEVEEGESLVLEREGPRCCLVLPCACPQDAGEFVCDVGGDSVFYTIVVAAPQAHITPVPEAQQLRELLAGQPLLLECEVSPAGAPVHWLKDGEAVVPSETLSIQSEGCWQRLHIPTAVPLDSGTYTCDAGDDTVSFVVTVSEAPVRIVSSNEETPHTYMAGQRVELWCQLSHAKAPVRWYKDGEEVEEGESLVLEREGPRCCLVLPCARLQDAGEFVCDTGDTAASYHVMVAEPRVRILHPVQRSLELPVLAPGHVELRCELSVPDAAVRWFKDGLEVDETNNLRLLADGAWRCLLIPRSSAEDTGEYICESKDEAVSFDVKVTEPPVKILQPQRPPPVVKVSPGETVMLSCELSRADAPVCWAREGVRLEAGGSWVLEEDGAHRRLLIPAAQAEHAGKYFCDAADDAVTFTVQVSDPPIRILEKDALPTCRRCRAMEDLVLEVQLSHAHGEVKWYKDGEKLQDTGHVRLEEDGQRRALVILGATDGDAGEYLCDTRDDSVIFCVTVEGNREHIKWRWAEWAGKHPVSWCVSPAPEPPVSIVGNLGTTEHRCLVAGQDLVLACELSQPDAAVRWLRDGQELQPGERVCIVARGALRELTVRGAQPGDSGYYVCDAASDRMVTSVEVTAQAVRIVNKEEAQSPLEVQEGDSVTLVAQLSPETAVTQWQKDGQMLLSGGRLLVCSEGPARSLTIKQVELGDAGTFLCDAGDDEVYFTLHVKEAPVLFVNKQEEREKLLVLEGGSAVLSAVVSKERADITWLCPQQLMVPSERCQLRCDGRVHSLVLSNVAKEDAGVYTCLSPDDQMQFDISVRELQVKFLRGLSDVRAQQGETVVLWCELCKARGDVVWLKDGRVLEPDARREVRVQGRERSLVLSCVRPEDAGEYCCESNNDRTLATLTVQVRRVVEIIVELQSLMVLEGDDATFKCMVSPEDVAVTWQLDGQPVVPSERLQVARSGLCHSLTMRGCQPGDAATVTANAEGLLSTARLSVQEAQVLFVQKLRDMVAEEQQDVCLEVEVSHEAAEVQWLKQGVLLQPSDKYLMCESGCRRTLTICCVSPSDRGTYRCESLHDRTQAKLSVEPQKVSIRRPLADVETFEKQTATFLLELSHAGVPGVWTRGGVRVKPSATCRVSATGCTHSLTLEGLALEDSGTITFTADTLRCSARLLVREPPISMVKLLQDLEVPEAGTATFECELSRPSAEVKWLKDGMELRPGPHCRMYSAGRRRLLQLNHCALPDAGIYTCEAGDCQASATLRVHEHQVHIMQELQDACVQEGDNAVFMCEVSHGDVLGEWFRDGEKIKVSSTVKIRQEGTRHFLLLCTVRPEDAGAIRFAARMASSEASLKCCPSAL, encoded by the exons ATGGAGAGCCACGGGGCAGCTCCCCGGTTCCTGGCCTACCCACGTGCCTTCACAGCACAAAGCGGCTCCGACGCCATGCTGAGGTGCCAGATTGCAGGTGACCCCCGGCCCAGCGTGCTCTGGGAGAAGGACACAGCCCTGATCCAGCCTTCAGGCCGCTTCTGCATGGAGGCCAAGGGGGATGTGTACAGCCTACGGGTGTCCTGCGTCACCCCGCAGGATGGCGGCCTCTATGTTTGCAAGGCCAAGAACTGCATTGGTGAGACTTATGCTGCCGCCACGTTGCGAGTGGAGGCTGGTGAGCatcagcaggaggaggaggaggaaggccaTGCTGGCAGCCGAGCTCCCACCTTCCTGGTGGGGCCCTCATCGGTGCGGGTGTGCCGTGGGGAGGACGTGACCTTCTCATGCCGAGTCTTGGGGCAACCCTGCCCGCTGCTGGAGTGGGAGAAGGACGGCTGCAAGCTGTGTGACCTCTTCGAGAGCAGCCACTTTGCAGTGGGCCGGCAGCCTGAGGACTGGCACTACCTCAAGCTGTTTGGAGTCCGACCCCCGGACGCGGGGGTCTACGTGTGCCGGGCACGCAGTGGCTCCAAGGAGgccctggctgcagctgtgctcctggtGGAGCCCTGGTACTCCCCTTCTGACAGCACCCAACCATGGCAACAGCGACACGGGAGCACTGACACCTGGGCACCAGCACCCAATGGCACACCAAGAGCCAAGGCATTCGCTGTCAGCGCGGGGAAGCACGCCAAGTTCCGCTGCTATGTCACCGGCAAGCCCAAGCCAGAGATCATCTGGCAAAAGGATGGCAAAGTTGTGGCCCCCGGCCGCCGGCACCTGGTCTACGAGGACCGCGAGGGCTACTTCATCCTGAAGGTGCTGTACTGCCGACCCCGGGACCAGGGGCTGTATGTTTGCACTGCCTCCAACACGGCTGGGCAGACATTGAGTGCCGTGCAGCTGCAGGTGAAGG AGCACCGGCTGCGGTTCCAGGTGCCATTGGAGGACGTGGAGGTGGCAGAGCGGGAGGATGCAGTCCTGGAGTGCCAGGTGCCACTGGGGAGCATCCCCACCTCCTGGTTCCTGGAGGAccgggagctgcagcccagccagaAGTACGTGATGGAGGAGTGCGGCGTGGTGCGGCGTCTGACCATCCGCGATGCCCGCACCGACGACGACGGTGTCTACCTCTGCCAGATGAAAGACCGGGGCCGCAGCGTTGCTGAGGTCTCCGTCCGAG GGCTGATCGTGAAGAGGCTGCCACGGAAGCTGGATGTGATGGAAGGAGAGAATGCGGCTTTCTGTGTGGAGACGCGGGAGGCCATGGAGGGGATCTGCTGGAGCCGCaatgggctgcagctgcacgAGTCACCACGCGCTGTGCTGAAGAGCTTCGGCAGGACACACCTCCTGGTGCTGGTGCACGTCACCCGTGAGGATGCGGGCATCATCTGCTTCTCTGTCGGGGAGTCACTGACATCCTCCCAGCTCCGCGTCAAAT GTGTGAAGCGTGACCCTCCCAGTGCACCTATGGCAGCCCAGATGAGCACGGAGCAGAGCAACGCAGCCCTCCTGACGTGGTGCCCTGCACCCGATGTGCACCATCGCCCTCCCAGCACCTACATTCTGGAGCGGCGTGAGGcggcaggcagcagctgggtgcAGTGCCTGAGCACTGAGCTGCCCGGCCGCGTGCAGGTGCTGGGTGACAGCGTGCCCCGCGAGGCTGACTACTGCTTCCGAGTCTGTGCCGTCAACAAGCACGGCCGCAGTGACCCTGTGGAATTCCCTGGCTGCGTGCATCTCG tgccagctgtgcGCCTGGAGAGGGGCCTGCAGGATGCACGGGTGCGGGATGGTGAGGATGCACGCTTCTCTGTGGAGCTGTCGGCCTCGGTGCAGGGTGAGTGGTTCCTGAATTGCACAAGGCTGCAAAGCGAGGAGAGCGGGCGCTTCAGTGTGCAGCACTGTGGGACGGAACACTCGCTGATCATCCACTCAGCAAGGCTGAGAGAGAGTGGTACACATGTCACCTTTGTGGCCAGCGGTGTGCGGGACTCggccaggctgcatgtgcaAG CCCCACAGGCCCACATCGCCCCAGTGCCTGAGGCACGGCAGCTCcgggagctgctggcagggcagccGCTGCTGCTGGAGTGTGAGGTGAGCCCGGCGGGTGCCCCTGTGCACTGGCTGAAGGATGGTGAGGCTGTGGTGCCCAGCGAGACCCTGAGCATCCAGTCAGAGGGATGCTGGCGGAGGCTGCACATCCCCACGGCTGTGCCATCGGACTCGGGGACGTACACATGCGATGCTGGGGACGACACCGTGAGCTTTGTGGTGACCGTGAGCG AGGCACCAGTAAGGATTGTCAGCTCCAACGAGGAGACCCCACACACCTATGTGGCCGGGCAGCGTGTGGAGCTGTGGTGCCAGCTGTCCCGTGCCGAGGCCCCAGTGCGCTGGTACAAGGatggggaggaggtggaggagggtGAGAGCCTGGTGCTGGAGCGAGAGGGACCACggtgctgcctggtgctgccctGCGCCCGCCCGCAGGACACAGGGGAATTTGTCTGCGATGTGGGTGGTGACTCTGTCTTCTACACCATTACGGTGGCAG AGCCACCGGTGAGGATCGTCAGCTCCAACGAAGCAGCCCCACACACCTATGTAGCCGGGCAGCGTGTGGAGCTGTGGTGCCAGCTGTCCCGTGCCGAGGCCTCAGCGCGCTGGTACAAGGatggggaggaggtggaggaaggcGAGAGCTTGGTGCTGGAGCGCGAGGGGCCACggtgctgcctggtgctgccctgtgcctgccCGCAGGATGCAGGGGAGTTTGTCTGTGACGTGGGTGGTGACTCTGTCTTCTACACCATCGTGGTGGCTG CTCCACAGGCCCACATCACCCCAGTACCTGAAGCTCAGCAGCTCcgggagctgctggcagggcagccGCTGCTGCTGGAGTGTGAGGTGAGCCCGGCGGGTGCCCCTGTGCACTGGCTGAAGGATGGTGAGGCTGTGGTGCCCAGCGAGACCCTGAGCATCCAGTCAGAGGGATGCTGGCAGAGGCTGCACATCCCCACGGCTGTGCCATTGGACTCGGGGACGTACACATGCGATGCTGGGGATGACACCGTGAGCTTTGTGGTGACCGTGAGCG AGGCACCAGTAAGGATTGTCAGCTCCAACGAGGAGACCCCACACACCTATATGGCCGGGCAGCGTGTGGAGCTGTGGTGCCAGCTGTCCCATGCCAAGGCCCCAGTGCGCTGGTACAAGGatggggaggaggtggaggagggtGAGAGCCTGGTGCTGGAGCGAGAGGGGCCACggtgctgcctggtgctgccctGCGCCCGCCTGCAGGATGCAGGGGAGTTTGTCTGTGACACTGGAGACACTGCTGCCTCCTATCACGTCATGGTGGCAG AGCCACGAGTGAGGATTTTGCACCCTGTGCAGCGCTCGCTGGAGCTGCCAGTGCTGGCGCCAGGGCACGTGGAGCTGCGCTGTGAGCTGTCTGTGCCTGATGCTGCCGTGCGCTGGTTCAAGGATGGGCTGGAGGTGGATGAGACCAACAATCTGCGACTGCTGGCTGATGGTGCCTGGCGCTGCCTGCTCATCcccaggagcagtgctgaggacaCAGGGGAGTACATCTGTGAGAGCAAGGATGAAGCTGTCTCATTTGATGTCAAGGTGACAG AGCCCCCAGTGAAGATCCTGCAGCCACAGAGACCTCCACCTGTTGTAAAGGTGTCCCCAGGGGAGACGGTGATGCTGTCCTGTGAGTTGTCCCGTGCTGATGCACCCGTGTGCTGGGCCAGGGAGGGTGTCCGGCTGGAGGCGGggggcagctgggtgctggaggAGGATGGTGCCCACCGTCGCTTGctcatccctgctgctcaaGCTGAGCATGCTGGAAAATACTTCTGCGATGCGGCTGATGATGCGGTGACATTCACTGTCCAGGTGTCAG ACCCTCCAATCAGGATCCTGGAGAAAGATGCACTGCCAACCTGCCGACGCTGCCGAGCCATGGAGGATCtggtgctggaggtgcagcTGTCACATGCCCATGGGGAGGTGAAGTGGTACAAGGACGGGGAGAAGCTGCAGGACACGGGGCATGTGCGGCTGGAGGAGGATGGGCAGCGCCGGGCACTTGTCATCCTGGGTGCCACAGATGGGGATGCGGGGGAGTACCTCTGTGACACCCGAGATGACAGTGTCATCTTCTGCGTCACCGTGGAAGGTAACAGGGAGCATATAAAGTGGAGATGGGCTGAATGGGCAGGCAAGCACCCAGTGTCATGGTGTGTCTCTCCAGCCCCAGAGCCACCAGTGAGCATCGTGGGGAACCTGGGCACCACAGAGCATCGCTGCCTGGTGGCTGGGCAGGACCTGGTGCTGGCCTGTGAGCTGTCCCAGCCCGATGCTGCCGTGCGCTGGCTGCGGGAtggccaggagctgcagccaggggaGCGGGTGTGCATTGTGGCCCGTGGGGCACTGCGGGAGCTCACTGTGCGTGGAGCACAGCCTGGGGACTCAGGGTACTACGTCTGTGATGCTGCCAGCGACCGCATGGTGACGAGCGTGGAGGTGACAG CCCAGGCTGTGCGAATTGTGAACAAGGAGGAAGCACAGAGCCCACTGGAGGTGCAGGAGGGAGACAGTGTGACGCTGGTGGCCCAGCTGTCCCCAGAGACAGCGGTAACACAGTGGCAGAAGGATGGGCAAATGCTGCTCTCAGGTGGGCGGCTGCTTGTGTGCAGTGAGGGTCCAGCACGCAGCCTTACCATCAAGCAGGTGGAACTGGGAGATGCCGGCACCTTTCTTTGCGATGCTGGGGACGACGAGGTGTACTTCACACTGCATGTGAAAG AGGCACCGGTGCTGTTTGTGAACAAGCAGGAGGAGCGGGAgaagctgctggtgctggaggGTGGTAGTGCCGTGCTCTCAGCTGTCGTGTCCAAGGAGCGAGCTGACATCACCTGGCTGTGCCCCCAGCAGCTCATGGTACCCAGTGAGCGCTGCCAGTTGCGTTGTGATGGCCGTGTGCACAGCCTGGTCCTCAGCAATGTGGCCAAGGAGGATGCTGGAGTCTACACCTGCCTGTCCCCTGATGACCAGATGCAGTTCGACATCAGCGTGCGGG agctgcaggtgaaGTTCCTGCGTGGGCTCTCGGATGTGCGGGCACAGCAGGGTGAGACAGTGGTGTTGTGGTGCGAGTTGTGCAAGGCCCGTGGCGATGTGGTGTGGCTGAAGGATGGGCGGGTGCTGGAGCCTGATGCACGCCGCGAGGTCCGGGTGCAGGGCCGGGAGCGCTCgctggtgctgagctgtgtgagGCCTGAGGATGCTGGGGAGTACTGCTGTGAGTCCAACAATGACCGCACGCTGGCCACGCTGACGGTGCAGG TGCGCAGAGTGGTGGAGATCATCgtggagctgcagagcctgaTGGTGCTGGAGGGAGACGATGCCACCTTCAAGTGCATGGTGTCCCCCGAGGACGTGGCGGTGACATGGCAGCTGGATGGGCAGCCAGTTGTGCCCAGTGAGCGGCTGCAGGTGGCCAGGAGTGGGCTGTGCCATAGCCTCACCATGCGGGGCTGCCAGCCAGGCGACGCAGCCACTGTGACAGCCAATGCTGAggggctgctgagcacagcccgGCTCAGTGTGCAAG AGGCGCAGGTGCTGTTTGTGCAGAAGCTGCGGGACATGGTGGCCGAGGAGCAGCAGGATGTGTGCCTGGAGGTGGAGGTGAGCCATGAAGCAGCTGAGGTGCAGTGGCTGAAGCAaggtgtgctcctgcagcccagtgACAAGTACCTGATGTGTGAGTCGGGGTGCCGGCGCACCCTCACCATCTGCTGTGTCAGCCCCTCTGACCGTGGCACCTACCGCTGCGAGAGCCTGCACGACCGCACACAGGCCAAGCTCAGCGTGGAAC CCCAGAAAGTGTCAATCCGGAGGCCACTGGCTGACGTGGAGACCTTCGAGAAGCAGACAGCCACCTTCCTGCTGGAGCTGTCTCACGCCGGTGTGCCTGGGGTCTGGACACGTGGTGGTGTGCGGGTGAAGCCCAGTGCCACGTGCCGGGTCAGTGCCACAGGCTGTACACACAGCCTGACACTGGAGGGGCTGGCACTGGAGGACTCAGGCACCATCACCTTCACTGCTGACACTCTGCGCTGCAGCGCCCGCCTGCTCGTGCGGG AGCCTCCCATCAGCATGGTGAAGCTCCTGCAGGACCTGGAGGTTCCAGAGGCAGGGACTGCCACCTTCGAATGCGAGCTGTCCCGTCCCAGCGCTGAGGTGAAGTGGCTCAAG GATGGAATGGAGCTGCGGCCAGGCCCCCACTGCCGCATGTACTCTGCGGGTCGGCGCCGCCTCCTGCAGCTCAACCACTGTGCACTGCCTGATGCTGGCATCTACACCTGTGAGGCAGGTGACTGCCAGGCCTCCGCCACACTGCGTGTCCATG AGCACCAGGTCCACATAATGCAGGAGCTGCAAGATGCTTGTGTGCAGGAAGGTGACAATGCCGTGTTCATGTGTGAGGTGTCCCATGGTGATGTTCTGGGTGAGTGGTTCCGTGATGGGGAGAAGATCAAGGTGTCCAGCACGGTGAAGATACGGCAAGAAG GCACACGGcacttcctgctgctctgcaccgTGCGCCCTGAAGATGCGGGTGCCATCCGTTTTGCGGCCAGGATGGCTAGTTCAGAGGCCAGCCTGAAG tgctgcccatCCGCATTGTGA